CCATCACCCGCGCTGGATCGCGTCAGTCTGTGGCTGGGTGCGTTCTATTCCGATACGCAGACACAGATCGGCGCCAGCGGGCGCAGCGGCATCCTCAATGGCTACAGCGGCCATTTCAGTCTCGAGGATGATCTTGGCTTCCAGCAGCACAAGGCGGTACCTCGCGCGAAGCTGGATTTCCTCATTGGCGACCATCAGGGCTTTTCCTTTGATTTCTTTGGCATCAACCGCACGCACGGCCGCTCGATCAGTCGGGACATCAGCTACGACGGCACGGACTTCCCTGCGTCGGCCCGGGTGGATGGCAAGCTGAACTTCAACTTCGGCAGCGCGGCGTACCGCTGGTGGTTCGGCTCGGGCAGTGATGTGTTCGGGCTCGGCATCGGTGCGGCCTACTACGGGGTGAAGGCCCGCGTGGAAGGTCAGGCCAGCATCGACGGCTACGGTGCCGATGCGGTGGCCAGCACCCACCAGACGGCCTGGGCGCCGGTATTGCAGTTCGGTTGGCGGCACGCCTTTTCGCACAATCTGCGCATCTATGCCGATGCCTACGGCGTGAAGAAGAACGGCGGCAATCTTGCCGGGCACATCTACAACGCGGCGCTGGGCCTGGAGTGGTTCCCGATCGAGAACCTGGGTATTGGCGGTGAATACAGCTACACCCGCATCCGGCTCGACCAGAACCATCCTTCGTATCAGGCCAACCTCGACATGCGCTTGAAGGGCCCCTCGTTGTTCGCGCGCCTGCGATTCTGATCGATGGTCCGGCGATAAGCGGCTGTCGCGCCTCAGCGCGAGGCGCGATGATCGTTCCGCTGGTGCGGCGCTGCCTGTTCGTCGATGCCACCGTGCTGCGATGGCCGCCATACACCGCCGTCGTAGCGTGCCGGTGACCACTCCGGCAGGGCTTCGGGTGGCGTGAGGTCGAGTTCGGCAAAGTCGCCGTCGGCGTAGACCACGCGACCGTCCATCACGGTGAGCGTGGAGGCGATATGCCGGATTTCTTCGTCGGGCACATCGAAGTAATCCGCCGTGAGCACGGCGAAATCGGCAAACTGGCCGATATCCAGCTGCCCCTTGCTGCCTTCCTCACCGGAGAACCAGGTATTGCCCTGCGTATGCAGCGCGAGTGCTGCGGCGCGGTCCAGGCGTTGGTCCGCTGCCATGAGCGCAAGCCCGCCTGCCGTGCGGCCCGTACTCAGCCAGTGCAGCGTGACCCATGGATCCATGCCGGCCTGTTCCGTGCCGCCCGAGCCGACGCCAACGCGCATTCCCGCATCAAGCATCTGTCGCCATGGGGGCGTGCGTGCGGCGGCTTCCTCGCCGTACCGCGCCACGAAGTACTCGCCCTGCCAGGCCATGTTGGGTTGCACGCAGATGCCGCCACCGAGGCGCGCAACGCGTTCGATATTCGCGGGGCTGATGGTTTCCGCGCCATCGAGAAACCACGGCAGCGGGCGGAGCGGCGCCTGCGCGTGCGCGCGCTCAAAGGCATCCAGGGCCACGCTGATGGTGTCGTCGTGCGTGGCCTGCAGGCGCCATGGCCAGTGCCGTGCAGCGAGCCTGTTGATGACGTCATCAAGCTGGGCGGCGGCCTGCGTGGTGATCTGCGGCGATGCCTGGCGGAAGTTGGCGTAGTCGCGCGCGGCATGCACCAGTACATCGCCCGCGCCATTGAAGCGGAACAGTTCGTCGCCGTCGCCGTAGCGATTGATGGTGGACCAGTGCAGGTAGTCGGCGATCTCGCCGCCCGGCGTCTGGGCAGCGAGGTGGTAGGCAAGGCGAACTGTCAGCAGATGGTGCTGGGCCAGCTCCTCGATGGCGCGATAGTCTTCCGGGTAGCGCAGGTGA
The nucleotide sequence above comes from Dyella telluris. Encoded proteins:
- a CDS encoding amidohydrolase — its product is MTAYPTLIIHNAKIHTGVAHRPEVQALAVNGRRIVAVGSNGQIRSLAGPATVVIDAGRRRVIPGLIDACQHLIAAGLDYNQQLRWDGLPSLDAALRLLAEQVQRTPAPQWVRVIGGFCEHQFAERRLPTLDELNRIAPSTPVYIQHLQDRALLNAAALAACGYDAQTADPPGGHVEWDDSGHPTGLLTATPATTIFQQALAHAPRLPYEYQINSTRHCMRELNRLGITSVIDAGAPHLRYPEDYRAIEELAQHHLLTVRLAYHLAAQTPGGEIADYLHWSTINRYGDGDELFRFNGAGDVLVHAARDYANFRQASPQITTQAAAQLDDVINRLAARHWPWRLQATHDDTISVALDAFERAHAQAPLRPLPWFLDGAETISPANIERVARLGGGICVQPNMAWQGEYFVARYGEEAAARTPPWRQMLDAGMRVGVGSGGTEQAGMDPWVTLHWLSTGRTAGGLALMAADQRLDRAAALALHTQGNTWFSGEEGSKGQLDIGQFADFAVLTADYFDVPDEEIRHIASTLTVMDGRVVYADGDFAELDLTPPEALPEWSPARYDGGVWRPSQHGGIDEQAAPHQRNDHRASR